ACTTCTTATATTCATTTTCATTGAATCTCCAATCGTAAGTGTACCATTGGGTTTCCTTATCCTTATCCCTTTTATAGCTTGCCAAGCGCATATCATATAATTTATAAAGGATTTTCCTTACAATGTTCAGCTTACAATTGATCTTTTCAGATATCTCTTCATCTGTTGTATATCCGTTTTTAAGGCAATCGATGATTTCATCAAATGTAAGATACCAGAACTTTTGATTAACCGCTCTTTTCTTAGCTTTTTCCTTTTTAGGCTTAGCTTTGGCTTTAGTCTTTTTAGCAGCTTTCTTATCTTCTTTGGAATCCTCTTCAACGGCTTCCTTAACTACAACATCATCAGATTCCTTATCTTCATTTAGAACTTTTTTCTCATCCTCTGATAATTCTTCAATCTCTTCAACACTCTTCTCTTTTAAGTCCTCTTCCTCTTCTTCATTATCCTTTTTTTCTCCCTTAATCAAAGCATTCAAATTGTCATTCAATGTCTTTAAGGTTTGTTGGGAGTATGTCTTTTTGGTTTCAAGTAGAAGAGATTCATTTTCTTCAATAAATTGGTCTATAATTTCCACATCCAATTTAACTTTTTTAGCTATATCTTCATGGGAAAGTTTTCCAGACCTAAAGTGTTTAATGATCTTTATACAAATCTCATTGATTCGTATATTGTAAACGAAATTATTGGTTTCAAGCAATTTAAGAATATCTTTAACTGTTTTAATATCAATTTTAGTTTTTCTAGCAATAGCCTTATCATCGCATAATCTACTCTTAGGCCATTCTTTAAGACATCCGATAACATCTACAGCTTCTTCGAATTCAAAAATTTCCGGAAATAAATTTTGAATAATAGGATCTCTTAACATAATATAGGCTTCCTTATAAATATTTAAATTTTAAATCAAGACTTAATTAAAAAAAATTACTTAATAGTTAATGATTTAATAAATTACATTATATTTATATTTATTTACACCATATATTATAAATTTAATGTTTTTATATAAAAAATAGGATAAAAATAGATAAAAAATATAATAAAAATAAATGAAAAACAGATAGAAAAATAATGAAAAAAATGAATAATTAGAAAAAATAAAAAAGACAGATAATCCCTGGAATTATAAAATGGAAACTTTTAAGACTCCTTCCACTTTAATGAATTCATTTAAAAGTTCTCCAGGAATAGGATCTTCTGTAATGATTGTCAAAACTGGATTTGCATTAAACCTTGTGTCTCCTGCATAAGCCTGACGAATGCCTATATTGTGCTTGCTCATGATCCAAGCAACTTCAGCCAAAATACCATCGCTTTTCTCACCGGCTTCCACTTCAATAACTCCCAAATCCAAGTCCTTTGCAATATTCTTGATTAAGGTTCCCGCTGGAATAATATTTGAGAATATTTCATACAATTCTTCATCGGCAATGATGACATCCACTGTTGATTTGATTACTCTGCGATCAACTTCAGCAGCAGCTGCCAATGCAGAATCGCTTATTTTTAAATCCCCGCAATATATTTTGCCGTCTTCACTTATTCTCAATCCCAACTCAAACATTTTTTGAGCTACAGCCATTCTTGCAGGATATTTGCTGAACTTCAAATTTAAACTTTCCCACATATTACCACCAAGATTTCTCTAAAGATATATTGTACTTTCAAGTATATAAAATGTATACTAATACATAAAAATGTACATTGAAAAGCTAAGAGTTTAACAATTTTGGTAGAAAAAATAGATTGAATAGGTAAAAAAAGACTAAAAATAGACGATAAAACTGTCAGTGAATGAAAAATATGAAAAAAATATCAAAAGAAGTAAGAGTAGGCTAGCTGGGATTCGAACCCAGGACCTCACGGTTATCAGCCGTGCGCGCTGACCAGGCTGTGCCACTAGCCTATTAACAAATACAAGTATTATTAACTATATGTCATCTAATATATAAATCTTTTGTATAAAGCATTTTAATGAATATATCTAAAAGATTTAAGATAATTTAAAGATTGAAAAATAAAAATTAAAAAAATAGTAGAGTAATTAAGTTTAAAAAACTTAATTATCCTTGTTAAGCATCTCATTGAGAGAGTCAGCCATTACGTGACCTTCAATAATGATCTTAACCTTATCGATTCCTTCAACTTTTAAAGCCTCAGCTTTAGCTTGAGCAGCAATACGGGTAACGCTCATACAACCTGGGTTGGTAGGTTTAATTACCAATTCAGCAGTTGAACCTTCAATTGCAATAGATTGTACAATACCCATTTCTACAATACTTACACCCATGTGAGGGTCGTTTACAACAGAAACTGCGTCTTTTACAGCAAGTGCTAATTCTTCAGACATTTTATCTCCTCTAATGTTTTTTTAAATTAAAATTTATTATAACTATATAAGATTAAAATTTTCAAATTTTACATCCTAACAAAAAGTTAATAATATAACTATTGTTTTAATTATATTTAAACCTATCAATTAGGGTAATAAAAAGAAAAATAAAAATATTAAAACAACTTAATCAATTAAAGATTAATTCTTAATCCTGTGCCTTATCTTTACTCCAATACCATTTCTGGATTCAACCATTTCACGACCGGTCAAGACAGCCTTTCCAACCGCCACAACCTCATCGTTTCTAACAACGACCACTTCATCCTTAGGAAGAATGGATGGATCCGCATTTACAATTCCTGGAGCAAACAATGAGTTTGTCTTTAGGTCAAAATCAATCTCAACCACATGAATTCCAAGTTCAGCAAGCCTTCTGCCTCCTTCAAGGTTAAGGGTGTATAAACCGATATCCCTATTGAGAAGAGCCAATTGCTTTCCACCTGAATAGACATTCCTGTGATATCTTCCCTTGGTTACAACATCGT
This genomic window from Methanobrevibacter sp. contains:
- a CDS encoding amino acid-binding protein is translated as MWESLNLKFSKYPARMAVAQKMFELGLRISEDGKIYCGDLKISDSALAAAAEVDRRVIKSTVDVIIADEELYEIFSNIIPAGTLIKNIAKDLDLGVIEVEAGEKSDGILAEVAWIMSKHNIGIRQAYAGDTRFNANPVLTIITEDPIPGELLNEFIKVEGVLKVSIL
- a CDS encoding iron-sulfur cluster assembly protein, translating into MSEELALAVKDAVSVVNDPHMGVSIVEMGIVQSIAIEGSTAELVIKPTNPGCMSVTRIAAQAKAEALKVEGIDKVKIIIEGHVMADSLNEMLNKDN
- the tfe gene encoding transcription factor E, which encodes MLRDPIIQNLFPEIFEFEEAVDVIGCLKEWPKSRLCDDKAIARKTKIDIKTVKDILKLLETNNFVYNIRINEICIKIIKHFRSGKLSHEDIAKKVKLDVEIIDQFIEENESLLLETKKTYSQQTLKTLNDNLNALIKGEKKDNEEEEEDLKEKSVEEIEELSEDEKKVLNEDKESDDVVVKEAVEEDSKEDKKAAKKTKAKAKPKKEKAKKRAVNQKFWYLTFDEIIDCLKNGYTTDEEISEKINCKLNIVRKILYKLYDMRLASYKRDKDKETQWYTYDWRFNENEYKKLEFNLASSELKRLNAELDYEENNMFFVCPNGHYRLDFEDASTVEFLCPECDLDLEFEDNQEKIDKKKEEIKALEEIISS